A single genomic interval of Flavihumibacter rivuli harbors:
- a CDS encoding sensor histidine kinase, protein MLQLLAPLNYSRKESWIGILLVPPMAIAMNYLIFKEAYFSSIGNFFGATLITSLVIALVYVACGMVATMMRNKYPKYSQTFRRILLSLALYVLIMIAGISILFWGYDYTSFMGYSISMHDYGWGLLLGVGCNLLATSFNEGAAFYEKWRMLVDEAEQLKKENLQSQLEGLKGQVNPHFLFNSLNSLSSLISEDPVKAEKFLDEMSKVYRYLLRTNEDGLTTLESEMQFIQSYFHLLKTRYGDGLEMEVKIAPKYLSYQIPPLTLQMLVENAVKHNMILRDSPLKIMIMTTNSGKLIVTNNLQRKDRKVTSTRVGLNNIVNKYRLMKQEEILVRDDGKEFAVVLPLIQF, encoded by the coding sequence ATGTTGCAGCTATTGGCCCCCCTTAATTATTCCAGGAAGGAATCATGGATCGGTATCCTATTGGTACCGCCCATGGCCATTGCAATGAATTACCTCATCTTCAAGGAAGCCTATTTCTCTTCCATAGGAAATTTCTTTGGGGCTACACTGATCACTTCTTTGGTGATCGCTTTGGTTTATGTGGCTTGCGGTATGGTGGCCACCATGATGCGCAATAAGTATCCCAAGTATAGCCAGACCTTCCGTCGCATCCTGCTCAGCCTGGCCCTGTATGTGCTGATCATGATCGCCGGTATCAGTATCCTCTTTTGGGGCTATGATTACACCAGTTTCATGGGCTATAGCATCAGCATGCATGACTATGGCTGGGGGTTGTTGCTGGGAGTGGGTTGTAACCTGCTGGCCACCAGTTTCAATGAAGGTGCGGCTTTTTATGAGAAGTGGCGGATGCTGGTAGATGAAGCGGAGCAATTGAAAAAAGAGAACCTGCAAAGTCAGTTGGAAGGCCTGAAGGGCCAGGTAAATCCGCATTTCCTGTTCAATAGCCTGAATTCCCTTTCCTCCCTGATCAGTGAAGACCCGGTAAAGGCCGAGAAATTCCTGGATGAGATGAGCAAAGTATACCGTTACCTGCTGCGTACCAATGAGGACGGCCTGACCACACTGGAATCAGAGATGCAATTCATCCAGTCCTATTTCCACCTGCTCAAGACACGTTATGGGGATGGCCTGGAAATGGAGGTGAAGATCGCTCCCAAATACCTGTCCTACCAGATTCCCCCGCTTACTTTGCAAATGCTGGTGGAGAATGCCGTTAAGCACAATATGATCCTGCGCGATAGCCCGCTAAAGATCATGATCATGACCACCAATAGCGGGAAACTGATCGTGACCAATAACCTGCAGCGGAAGGACAGGAAAGTTACTTCTACCCGTGTTGGGTTGAATAATATTGTTAACAAGTACCGCCTCATGAAACAGGAAGAGATACTGGTAAGGGATGATGGTAAGGAGTTTGCTGTGGTACTGCCCCTGATCCAGTTTTAG